From Sphingobacterium bambusae:
AGCATACGGTTGTGCCGCTTAATATCAAGATCGATCAGCAGGATCGCGTGATTTTGGTATCGGGCCCTAATGCCGGCGGTAAGTCGGTTTGCATGAAAACCGTGGGTCTCTTACAGTTGATGGTGCAGGCGGGCTTGCTTATTCCGGCAGATGATACCTCTAAGATAGGGGTGTTTCGGCAGGTGTTTGCCGATATCGGCGATGATCAATCCATCGAGAGCGACCTCAGTACCTATAGTGCGCACCTCTCCAAGATGAAGCACTTCACTGAGTTTGCGGATGCGCGCACCTTGGTGCTAATTGATGAGTTTGGTACGGGGACGGATCCGCTTTTTGGTGGCCCTATGGCCGAGGCGGTGCTCGAAGCGCTCAACAAAAAGAATATTCGCGGCGTGGTGACCACGCACTACTCCAACTTGAAGGTTTTTGCGGCCAATACGGCTGGTTTGGAAAATGCATCCATGCTTTTCGATAATGTGGCCATGCGCCCGCTATATATCCTGCAGGTGGGTAAGCCGGGCAGTTCATATGCTTTTGAGATCGCACAGAAGATCGGCCTTCGGCCAGAGATTTTGGAAGCGGCCAAGCAGAAGATTGGCACCCAACAAAAGAAGGTCGATACCTTATTGGTGGATTTGGAGCGCGATAAAAAGCTGGTGCACGATACCAAGATTGCCATCGGCAAGCGCGAGAAGGAACTGGAAACCCTCAAAGCGGAGTATGAATCGTTGCAAGGGCATCTGGAAGAGAACAAACGACAGCTGCTTCGTGATGCCAAAGAGGAAGCGCGGCAGATTTTGAAGGATGCCAATAAGCTTGTCGAGCATACCATCGCTGAAATTAAATCGGCCCAAGCGGATAAGGAGCGCACCCGCGAACTGCGACGTGACCTGCATGCCGCGGTGGACAAGAATACGCAGAAGAAGCCGAGCCCTAAGCCGGTGGAAAGTGCCAACCATGTTTCGGATGAGCTGATCGAGGTCGGCGATTGGGTGAAGCTAATCGATGCGGATACGGAAGCTCAAGTGATGGAAGTGGCCAAAGGCAACAATCTGATCTTGGCCTTGGGCGACCTGCGCACCGTGGTTAAGAAAAATAAGGTAATCAAGTTGCGGGGCAAGGAAAAGGCTAAGGTCGTTAAACGACACCGGGCTATGTCCAGCGACTCGGTGGCCGATTTTCAGCCCGAGGTTGACGTGCGCGGTATGCGTACCGAAGATGCTCTTCGGCAGCTGGAAACGGTATTGGATCGCGCCGTCATGATCGGTTACCCTACCTTAAAGATATTGCACGGAAAAGGGGATGGCATCCTCCGTAAATTTGTGCGCGACTACCTGCGCAAATATAGCCATGTGTCGCATTT
This genomic window contains:
- a CDS encoding endonuclease MutS2; this translates as MIFPKNALDKLGFIEIKSLIKEKCLSEPGREMVEKIQPQTKLDQIDRFLRQTQEFKDLLQHDAPLPVDHLYPIKPLAEKAKLEGAFLAEEEFYRILLSLRTVYAVIRYFNEREGQYSNLALLFEHLPIETKIVRQIETVIDDRGKMKDNASRLLLDITQQILKSEQEARKRIDQVFKQAQNNGWTADGNLTVRDGRLCIPILAENKRKLKGLIHDESATGQTAYIEPEEVFHLNNKVRDLEFERRREVIRILTELTTELRPHVPLLLAYHGLLSKLDFVRAKALFAIDIEAHMPELSKEAEVNLVNARHPLLLINAKKEQHTVVPLNIKIDQQDRVILVSGPNAGGKSVCMKTVGLLQLMVQAGLLIPADDTSKIGVFRQVFADIGDDQSIESDLSTYSAHLSKMKHFTEFADARTLVLIDEFGTGTDPLFGGPMAEAVLEALNKKNIRGVVTTHYSNLKVFAANTAGLENASMLFDNVAMRPLYILQVGKPGSSYAFEIAQKIGLRPEILEAAKQKIGTQQKKVDTLLVDLERDKKLVHDTKIAIGKREKELETLKAEYESLQGHLEENKRQLLRDAKEEARQILKDANKLVEHTIAEIKSAQADKERTRELRRDLHAAVDKNTQKKPSPKPVESANHVSDELIEVGDWVKLIDADTEAQVMEVAKGNNLILALGDLRTVVKKNKVIKLRGKEKAKVVKRHRAMSSDSVADFQPEVDVRGMRTEDALRQLETVLDRAVMIGYPTLKILHGKGDGILRKFVRDYLRKYSHVSHFEDEHADRGGDGITYAYIS